Proteins co-encoded in one Acidovorax sp. 69 genomic window:
- a CDS encoding H-NS family nucleoid-associated regulatory protein: protein MSSYAELLAQKKLLDEQIANVRKAESEQALQTVLQLVQEFGFTAQQVFPWKPQPKKVAAKYRDPATGATWSGRGKPPQWIAGKDRTPFAIA from the coding sequence ATGTCCAGCTACGCCGAACTCCTCGCCCAGAAAAAACTCCTCGACGAACAAATCGCCAACGTCAGGAAGGCCGAGTCCGAGCAGGCCCTCCAAACCGTCCTGCAACTCGTTCAGGAATTCGGCTTCACGGCCCAGCAAGTCTTCCCCTGGAAGCCCCAGCCCAAGAAGGTCGCCGCCAAGTACCGGGATCCTGCTACCGGTGCCACCTGGTCCGGCCGGGGCAAGCCGCCCCAGTGGATTGCGGGCAAGGACCGCACGCCCTTTGCGATTGCCTGA
- a CDS encoding phage capsid protein gives MLKGLALSPPVIGRIAIGRVVEKNGRRLPEKDDEFTLTSQVQNKEGWVLHPVDAQLRKEPGAKLRSIPVRLLFDDPDLSLRANYTMFDRATGRPLCVGDGESCKRVTLSGMQSLPCPSPAVCALAQDGNCKPYGRLHVRVEAAGNTETGMEGMSGDELGSFLFRTTGFNSIRTLSARLRYLFAVSGGLLAGLPLELRLRGKSTTLSHRTPIYYVDLTLRAGSSLAQVVALARQEREQQAALGLDQAALDEAARQGLALGEFEESEEEGAGVVEEFYPDASADGDSGAALAPAPISLRGKLHRKQEALGVRATATGDPGVSHASA, from the coding sequence ATGCTCAAAGGTTTGGCTTTGTCACCGCCCGTGATCGGGCGCATTGCGATTGGGCGGGTGGTGGAGAAGAACGGGCGTCGCCTGCCAGAGAAGGACGATGAGTTCACGCTGACCAGCCAGGTACAGAACAAGGAGGGATGGGTGCTGCATCCGGTGGATGCCCAGTTGCGCAAGGAGCCGGGGGCCAAGCTGCGCAGCATTCCGGTGCGGTTGCTGTTCGATGACCCGGATCTGAGTCTGCGGGCGAACTACACCATGTTTGACCGGGCGACTGGTAGGCCTCTGTGTGTGGGGGATGGGGAGAGCTGCAAGCGGGTGACCCTGTCAGGGATGCAGTCCCTGCCCTGCCCTTCGCCTGCGGTGTGTGCTTTGGCACAGGATGGGAACTGCAAGCCGTATGGGCGGCTGCATGTGCGGGTGGAGGCGGCGGGGAATACCGAAACGGGTATGGAGGGCATGAGTGGCGATGAACTGGGCAGCTTTTTGTTCCGGACAACGGGGTTCAACAGCATCCGGACGCTGTCGGCCCGGCTGCGGTATCTGTTTGCGGTGTCGGGTGGATTGCTGGCGGGATTGCCCTTGGAGCTTCGACTGCGGGGCAAGTCCACGACGCTGTCACACCGCACGCCGATCTACTACGTGGATCTGACGCTGAGAGCGGGAAGCAGCTTGGCCCAGGTCGTGGCGTTGGCACGGCAGGAGCGGGAGCAGCAGGCTGCGCTGGGGCTGGATCAGGCGGCGCTGGATGAAGCAGCGCGGCAGGGTTTGGCGCTCGGGGAGTTCGAGGAGTCGGAGGAGGAAGGCGCGGGGGTCGTCGAGGAGTTCTATCCAGACGCGAGTGCGGATGGAGATAGTGGAGCAGCGCTAGCGCCTGCGCCCATCTCCCTGCGCGGCAAACTGCATCGCAAGCAGGAAGCACTGGGGGTACGTGCAACCGCAACGGGTGATCCAGGGGTTTCCCATGCGAGTGCCTGA
- a CDS encoding helix-turn-helix domain-containing protein — protein sequence MSAKPTPPTHLPDPGNVREVLAYWIRLLRVEKGWSQERLAHECELDRTYVSAVERCRWNIALANIERLAQALGVEPWTLLKPPEQAIKPARKTARKTPAKA from the coding sequence GTGTCTGCCAAACCCACGCCCCCGACCCATCTGCCCGACCCAGGCAACGTGCGCGAAGTCCTCGCGTACTGGATTCGGCTACTGCGTGTAGAAAAAGGCTGGTCCCAAGAGCGTCTGGCTCACGAGTGCGAACTCGACCGCACCTATGTCTCGGCGGTTGAGCGCTGCCGCTGGAACATCGCCCTGGCCAACATCGAGCGCCTGGCGCAGGCCCTGGGGGTAGAGCCCTGGACACTGCTCAAACCTCCAGAGCAAGCGATCAAGCCCGCGCGCAAAACCGCCAGAAAGACTCCCGCCAAAGCGTGA
- a CDS encoding Y-family DNA polymerase produces MYALVDGNNFYVSCERVFRPSLNSRPVVVLSNNDGCAIARSNEAKALGIKMGAPWFQIRHMEETHGLVALSANFTLYGDMSNRMMSLAAGLGPSQEIYSIDESFIGLQGMRGDLTTRSHAIRARIHQWAGIPCGIGIGHTKTLAKLANHIAKTAERKPGSYPAELAQVCNLTALPAQDLDDVLASTLVEEVWGVGRKIGAQLHQCGVHTVLDLARLDPAMVRRRWSVVLERTVRELQGMQCIELDDAPEPKREIACTRSFGQAVTELPPLVEAVSEFASRAAEKLRKQGSLASQLLVFCHTSPFRPGPRFNKSVVVPLRRPTADTGKLVWAAAAGMRRMYEPGYKMAKAGVMLLDLMPGNVLQGELDLEDEDHRDRTQLMVALDALNQRYGKGTVHSGATGGSNKGKDWGMKQERRTPQYTTRWEDVPVARA; encoded by the coding sequence ATGTACGCGCTGGTGGATGGCAACAATTTTTACGTGAGCTGCGAGCGGGTGTTCCGTCCCAGCCTGAACAGCCGCCCGGTGGTGGTGCTGAGCAACAACGACGGCTGCGCCATCGCTCGCAGCAATGAGGCCAAGGCCCTAGGCATCAAGATGGGGGCGCCGTGGTTCCAGATACGGCACATGGAAGAGACCCACGGCCTGGTGGCCTTGAGCGCCAACTTCACCCTGTACGGCGACATGAGCAACCGGATGATGAGCCTGGCGGCGGGCCTGGGCCCCTCGCAGGAGATCTACAGCATCGATGAGTCGTTCATCGGCCTGCAGGGCATGCGGGGCGACCTGACCACCCGCAGCCACGCCATCCGTGCGCGCATCCACCAATGGGCGGGCATCCCCTGCGGTATCGGCATTGGTCACACTAAGACGTTGGCGAAGCTGGCCAACCACATCGCCAAGACGGCCGAGCGCAAACCGGGGAGCTATCCCGCCGAGCTGGCCCAGGTGTGCAACCTGACCGCACTTCCTGCCCAGGACCTGGACGACGTGCTGGCCAGCACGCTGGTGGAAGAAGTCTGGGGTGTGGGCCGCAAGATCGGCGCGCAGCTGCATCAGTGTGGAGTGCATACCGTCCTGGACCTGGCCCGGCTGGACCCGGCCATGGTACGCAGGCGCTGGAGCGTGGTGCTGGAGCGCACAGTGCGCGAGCTGCAGGGAATGCAGTGCATCGAGCTGGATGACGCGCCCGAGCCCAAGAGAGAGATTGCCTGCACGCGCTCGTTCGGCCAGGCGGTGACCGAGCTGCCGCCGCTGGTGGAGGCTGTGAGCGAGTTCGCCAGCCGTGCGGCCGAGAAGCTGCGCAAGCAAGGCAGTCTGGCCAGCCAGCTGCTGGTGTTCTGCCACACCTCCCCCTTCCGCCCCGGCCCGCGCTTCAACAAGTCGGTGGTGGTGCCCCTGCGCCGGCCTACGGCCGACACCGGCAAGCTGGTGTGGGCGGCAGCTGCCGGCATGCGCCGCATGTATGAGCCTGGCTACAAGATGGCCAAGGCCGGGGTGATGTTGCTGGACCTGATGCCCGGAAACGTGCTGCAGGGCGAGCTGGATCTGGAGGATGAAGACCACCGGGATCGCACGCAGCTGATGGTGGCGCTGGATGCTCTCAACCAGCGGTATGGCAAGGGCACCGTGCATTCGGGTGCCACGGGCGGCAGCAACAAGGGCAAGGACTGGGGGATGAAGCAGGAGAGGCGCACGCCGCAGTACACGACGCGGTGGGAGGATGTGCCGGTAGCGAGGGCCTAA